A region from the Leptospira ellinghausenii genome encodes:
- a CDS encoding DUF1398 domain-containing protein, with product MSNLVTKLTEAQKYAMSIRPKVGGFPVFAEVLRQAGVIMNRWTLPSCQSVYQMQGGSVLQQGTPIVSGVHEIPVFQKEKLIKALRKDQNGESYTEEYMEVHL from the coding sequence ATGTCAAACCTAGTGACTAAACTTACAGAAGCTCAAAAGTATGCCATGTCCATCCGACCAAAGGTCGGTGGATTTCCTGTCTTTGCTGAAGTCTTAAGGCAAGCTGGTGTGATTATGAACCGATGGACCTTACCGTCTTGTCAGTCCGTTTATCAGATGCAAGGTGGTTCTGTTCTCCAACAGGGAACTCCAATTGTATCAGGTGTTCATGAAATACCTGTGTTTCAAAAAGAGAAATTGATTAAGGCACTCCGCAAAGACCAAAATGGTGAAAGTTATACTGAGGAGTACATGGAAGTTCATTTATAA
- a CDS encoding adenylate/guanylate cyclase domain-containing protein: MKQNKILFPIFLMVVIPTLLTTFISFFRFSTTLDRKLSDALFHFLPSHHTFSKDIVIIDIDEQSIAKYADHPELGQWPWKRHIYPTLIGYTKLLTPPKFTIIDIMFTERSDYDDALVVANETLGEISHAANFRNGGIVIPRKSIDTISQKFSVPLTTSIPFPKYENASFPIGQIAETAPNVHVVNVISDSDGILRRFSPFVRWNGMYFPTLATQAFALGETYKIETKDLNVYLEKEGTKRIIPIGKDGLVRAYFYTEEELRNIPRYSAAGIIESLEKLNTGEVEDPNTLLVPPKLFENKIVLIGTSAAATHDDVVTPHGLFPGVIAQAVFASNLTEGHLLKELPVTYGFVFTILVLFVGVLVLFINQWHILKNIYPIFAISLFIGLFYFLYRMDYVLSTNSFVFGFPVSYLLGFAYLTYTEGKEKRKFNHILRNLVDPEVVSVALENMESLKQGGEWEITAFFSDVAGFSSISEELSATDLAKLLNEYLSAMTNVLKTNSGTLDKYIGDAIVGIFGAPIQNKEHPKLACKTALEMLKELEGLRKEWNERGDYTPLARAMVFRIGLNCGLAKVGFMGTDSLASYTMMGDTVNLAARLEAAAKDYGVSILVSENIELACRDTFSFRFLDWIRVKGKEAPVKIYSLESFKNEISPVSVKAFEEYEFGFSEYSKRNWETAIEHFKNVSKILGKDDVSSHLLIKRCQTLFQNPPPVDWDGVYTRTSK; encoded by the coding sequence ATGAAACAAAATAAAATACTCTTCCCGATTTTTTTAATGGTAGTGATTCCGACATTACTCACTACATTCATTTCCTTCTTTCGATTTTCTACTACATTAGATCGCAAACTATCAGATGCTTTGTTTCATTTTTTGCCTTCCCATCACACTTTTTCAAAAGACATTGTGATTATAGATATAGATGAGCAGAGTATTGCTAAATATGCAGACCATCCTGAACTTGGGCAATGGCCTTGGAAACGTCATATTTATCCCACTCTTATCGGATACACAAAACTTCTTACCCCTCCTAAATTTACAATCATCGATATCATGTTCACTGAAAGGTCGGATTATGATGATGCACTGGTGGTAGCAAACGAAACATTGGGGGAGATATCTCATGCTGCCAATTTCCGAAATGGTGGGATTGTGATTCCAAGAAAAAGTATCGATACAATTAGTCAAAAATTCAGTGTACCTTTGACTACAAGTATTCCTTTTCCAAAATATGAGAATGCTTCTTTTCCCATTGGTCAAATTGCGGAAACGGCTCCCAATGTCCATGTGGTGAATGTGATTTCAGATAGTGATGGAATTTTAAGGAGATTTTCTCCCTTTGTAAGATGGAATGGAATGTATTTCCCAACTCTTGCGACGCAAGCATTTGCGTTAGGTGAAACTTACAAAATAGAAACAAAAGATTTGAATGTATACCTGGAAAAAGAAGGAACAAAACGAATCATTCCTATTGGAAAAGATGGTCTTGTAAGGGCTTATTTTTATACAGAAGAAGAGTTGAGAAATATTCCGAGGTATTCGGCAGCAGGGATCATTGAATCCTTAGAAAAGTTAAACACTGGTGAGGTGGAAGATCCAAATACACTCCTCGTACCTCCCAAACTCTTTGAAAATAAAATTGTCCTGATCGGTACATCCGCTGCAGCCACACATGATGACGTTGTTACCCCGCACGGATTGTTTCCTGGTGTGATTGCACAGGCAGTGTTTGCTTCGAATTTAACAGAAGGGCATTTATTAAAAGAATTACCTGTGACGTATGGGTTTGTATTTACAATCTTAGTTTTATTTGTTGGTGTTCTTGTTTTATTTATTAACCAATGGCATATATTGAAGAATATTTATCCAATATTTGCAATCTCGTTGTTTATCGGATTGTTTTATTTCCTTTATCGGATGGATTATGTTTTGTCTACTAATTCGTTTGTGTTTGGATTCCCAGTTTCTTACTTACTTGGATTTGCCTATTTAACTTACACAGAAGGAAAGGAAAAAAGAAAATTCAATCACATCTTACGGAACTTAGTCGATCCAGAAGTTGTGAGTGTTGCTCTCGAGAATATGGAATCCTTAAAACAAGGAGGGGAATGGGAAATCACGGCATTTTTTTCAGACGTAGCTGGGTTTTCATCCATTAGTGAAGAGTTAAGTGCAACAGATTTAGCAAAGTTATTAAATGAATACCTTTCTGCTATGACCAATGTTTTAAAAACAAATTCTGGAACTTTGGATAAATACATTGGAGATGCAATTGTAGGAATTTTTGGTGCTCCCATACAAAACAAGGAACACCCAAAACTTGCTTGTAAAACAGCTCTTGAAATGCTGAAAGAGTTGGAAGGTTTGAGAAAAGAATGGAATGAAAGAGGGGATTACACACCACTCGCACGTGCTATGGTATTTCGTATCGGTCTTAACTGTGGTTTGGCTAAGGTTGGATTTATGGGAACTGATAGTTTGGCATCGTACACAATGATGGGTGATACAGTGAACTTAGCTGCTAGGTTAGAAGCTGCGGCTAAAGATTATGGTGTGTCGATTTTAGTTTCCGAAAACATTGAGTTAGCTTGTCGGGATACATTTTCCTTTCGATTTTTAGATTGGATCCGTGTGAAGGGAAAAGAAGCACCAGTGAAAATCTATAGTTTAGAATCATTTAAAAATGAAATTTCGCCTGTTTCTGTCAAAGCATTCGAAGAGTATGAATTCGGTTTTTCCGAATACTCAAAACGAAATTGGGAAACTGCTATCGAACATTTTAAGAATGTTTCTAAAATATTAGGAAAAGACGATGTGAGTAGCCACTTGCTCATCAAACGTTGCCAAACTCTATTCCAAAACCCACCACCTGTCGACTGGGATGGCGTTTATACGCGTACTTCAAAATAA
- the omp85 gene encoding Omp85 family outer membrane protein codes for MGFGLELRLAKKGFFVFVIVSLGLTFGLQGQEAIPEPGCIKDPPPKNLPFPMDVSKQLCKKDIEDKKDGWYPTGLPLINSDPNEGIGYGARAYIYNNGPKTDPLFHYTPYRMRLFAQYFNTNKNAQYHQISLDMPFIADTQWRLRADAFLTITPTTLYFGIGESSMRSLSYLERNQPYNRQVNHASFVDQETNLTFYRPGTSSDPFSVGGKTFSGIPQMPGYVVTDRMYNRYTIETPMAAVSGERSFFGGTVRLVSGLKFSNNIIRTYDGKMVRGVDPTFDQLAADVPNGKTRLTEDHEGKKIIGYQGGYVNALRLGIVYDTRDFEPDPNSGIFAEVTYEKHSKAMGSDFQFQKYFAQTKMFWSPFPKLVDKLVVANRFGLGVTEGDAPFFEYRNMWGTEGLVGGLGGLRTLRGFKQDRFVGRAMGWGNSEIRWKFAEAKLGSEFFAFNIVPFFDYGRVWDDEHKINLKNYFYSKGIGLRIAWNQATIIMIDYAKSREDEQLFVNFSHVF; via the coding sequence ATGGGTTTTGGTTTGGAACTTCGTTTGGCAAAAAAAGGATTCTTTGTGTTCGTTATTGTTTCTTTGGGGCTCACTTTTGGTCTCCAAGGACAAGAAGCCATCCCAGAACCTGGGTGCATCAAAGACCCTCCTCCTAAAAATCTTCCCTTTCCAATGGATGTTTCCAAACAACTTTGCAAAAAGGACATTGAAGACAAAAAGGATGGTTGGTATCCAACAGGTCTACCACTCATCAATTCCGATCCAAATGAAGGCATCGGTTATGGTGCAAGAGCATATATCTATAATAATGGACCCAAAACTGATCCGCTTTTTCATTACACACCTTACCGAATGAGACTCTTCGCACAGTATTTTAATACGAATAAAAATGCACAGTACCACCAAATCAGTTTGGATATGCCATTTATAGCGGATACACAATGGAGACTACGTGCAGATGCATTTTTAACCATCACTCCAACTACTTTGTACTTTGGTATTGGTGAATCGAGTATGAGGTCCTTATCCTATTTAGAGAGGAACCAACCTTATAATCGTCAGGTGAATCATGCAAGTTTCGTCGACCAAGAAACCAATTTGACTTTTTATCGGCCAGGGACTAGTTCTGATCCTTTTTCTGTCGGTGGAAAAACATTTTCAGGAATCCCACAAATGCCTGGTTATGTGGTGACAGACAGAATGTACAATCGGTATACCATTGAAACTCCAATGGCAGCCGTAAGTGGAGAAAGATCATTCTTTGGTGGGACGGTTCGATTAGTATCTGGATTAAAATTTTCAAACAATATCATTCGCACTTATGATGGAAAAATGGTACGAGGTGTAGATCCAACGTTTGACCAATTAGCAGCAGATGTTCCGAATGGAAAAACAAGACTTACAGAAGACCACGAAGGGAAAAAAATAATCGGTTACCAAGGTGGGTATGTAAACGCATTACGACTGGGAATTGTGTACGATACACGCGATTTTGAACCAGATCCTAATTCAGGTATTTTTGCGGAAGTAACTTACGAAAAACATAGCAAAGCAATGGGTTCGGACTTCCAATTCCAAAAGTATTTCGCCCAAACAAAAATGTTTTGGAGCCCCTTCCCCAAGTTAGTTGATAAATTAGTTGTGGCAAATCGATTTGGACTTGGTGTGACAGAAGGAGATGCTCCCTTTTTTGAATACAGAAATATGTGGGGAACGGAAGGTCTAGTGGGAGGACTTGGTGGACTTCGTACGTTACGTGGATTCAAACAAGATCGTTTTGTTGGGCGAGCGATGGGATGGGGAAATTCGGAAATTCGATGGAAATTTGCCGAAGCAAAATTAGGTTCAGAGTTTTTTGCCTTTAATATCGTACCGTTTTTTGACTATGGAAGGGTTTGGGATGATGAACATAAAATTAATTTAAAAAATTATTTTTATTCCAAAGGGATTGGATTACGTATCGCATGGAACCAAGCAACCATCATTATGATTGATTATGCCAAATCAAGAGAAGACGAACAATTATTCGTAAACTTTAGTCACGTCTTTTAG
- a CDS encoding NAD(P)H-hydrate epimerase, whose product MKRIPLFTNKESKNLDSLAISSLGFSEQTLMGMAALSVFHANEDLWKTAESIWIVCGSGGNGGDGYALAHTLFQEGYDVKVYQTSPNKNIAGKFYESLVKSTLGSIGDLQKFEADLDIEKADSVLLVDALLGTGFQSPITSELKSTIAAINDSDVIFYRLSLDTPSGWDPYHLGKWSKENPIFVYSDSIEELGTRKWENVGYIYEKDNLISRYYESIGFPIRTHLTDTNFSKRYYLEPDLEQATQVLKRKHKAHKYSAGSAMFYGGGEGMEGAILLSESAFSRLGGGISKVFSPSKSIKNLVLKEDLSKMALTSDFLSMVSDPFFAKTKTIVVGPGLTSYPKGLDGWKLEPGKTLLLDAGAIPSKGTKLPIGERVILTPHVGELNRMTGKIHNSVQEAYDTLISFTKEHQVYVLLKSFVSLLVCPDGTSYVWESPNPKLATMGTGDLLSGILARYFSLDLDLSVPEVVLLALSFLDQSKLLEEPYPTANQILTSLVETL is encoded by the coding sequence ATGAAACGGATCCCTCTTTTTACGAACAAAGAATCAAAAAATTTAGATTCATTGGCAATTTCCTCTCTCGGGTTTTCTGAACAAACTCTTATGGGTATGGCCGCCTTATCAGTATTTCATGCCAATGAAGACCTTTGGAAAACAGCAGAATCCATATGGATTGTTTGTGGGAGTGGTGGAAACGGTGGTGATGGGTATGCACTTGCTCACACTCTTTTCCAAGAAGGATATGATGTTAAGGTATACCAAACCTCACCAAACAAAAACATTGCGGGAAAATTTTATGAATCACTCGTAAAATCTACATTAGGTTCTATTGGTGATTTACAAAAATTTGAAGCAGATTTAGACATTGAGAAAGCAGATTCTGTCCTACTCGTAGATGCACTCCTAGGAACCGGATTCCAATCCCCTATCACATCCGAATTAAAATCCACAATAGCAGCAATCAATGATTCTGATGTTATTTTTTACAGACTATCACTCGATACTCCGAGTGGATGGGATCCGTACCACTTAGGCAAGTGGTCCAAAGAAAATCCAATATTTGTGTATTCCGATTCCATTGAGGAACTTGGTACTCGTAAATGGGAAAATGTTGGGTATATTTATGAAAAAGATAACCTTATCTCAAGGTATTATGAATCCATTGGGTTTCCCATCCGCACTCATTTAACAGACACCAATTTTTCCAAACGATATTATTTAGAACCAGATCTAGAACAAGCGACCCAAGTCCTCAAACGAAAACACAAAGCACATAAATACAGTGCAGGGTCTGCGATGTTTTATGGAGGTGGAGAAGGAATGGAAGGTGCCATCCTACTTTCAGAATCTGCCTTTTCCAGGTTAGGTGGCGGAATCTCTAAAGTATTTTCACCTTCAAAATCCATCAAAAATTTAGTTTTAAAAGAAGACTTATCGAAGATGGCATTGACATCTGATTTTTTGTCAATGGTGAGTGATCCTTTTTTTGCCAAAACCAAAACTATCGTAGTTGGGCCAGGACTCACTTCTTACCCAAAAGGCCTAGATGGATGGAAATTGGAACCTGGTAAAACATTGCTTTTGGATGCTGGTGCCATTCCTAGTAAGGGAACCAAACTTCCCATAGGGGAACGAGTGATCCTCACTCCACATGTAGGCGAACTCAACCGCATGACGGGTAAAATACACAACTCCGTGCAGGAAGCCTATGATACACTGATCAGTTTCACAAAAGAACACCAGGTGTATGTGCTCTTAAAATCATTTGTAAGCCTTCTTGTATGCCCAGATGGGACCAGTTACGTTTGGGAATCTCCGAATCCGAAACTGGCAACCATGGGAACAGGTGATTTATTATCAGGAATCCTAGCACGTTATTTTAGTTTGGATTTGGATTTGTCAGTACCAGAAGTGGTTTTACTCGCTTTATCGTTTTTAGACCAATCCAAACTATTAGAGGAACCCTATCCTACTGCAAACCAAATCTTAACATCACTTGTGGAGACATTGTAA
- a CDS encoding methyl-accepting chemotaxis protein produces MNEAKIKSLCWRLTIGLELLTAVLAVPTAVLFIVIAGVYSFDKSVLVVLGATIALFTSYVIPIIRFLRLKKLLTKTIPASFQALSLEEKQKIKLTLLKFPKHNLGYFLIQWSFGIPFAAFVTFQFFTPTLAEYLPYIILPILIYPVLGVSHFFLSELVISEVLVTPELKDLPLNSEKIPKVGIYARIFFTMSAVFSMTLTALGYLLLAEVTKFVQIQNAEVTLVLMAAFITINIFVLTSLFVKAMKFNTIQMANRYKSLAAGDLSESVPIISTDELGHGSISLNSFITSIRKITSTVIEESDKVNSDAKVIATQTQGLTQAMMEQASSSEEMSAGVEEMSASIRSTAFGAKKQHDITKEAKDLVIGMESSIVSIHDMMNLTETETKQMEEETKLGQSALHSTLVAMSDIESSVENTSNVIQVIGEISDKIGLLSLNASIEAARAGDAGRGFAVVASEISKLGEQTLSNTKRILEAVSKASSSTKSGRLAVSNTEKTFTQIGKSVHTTIELIKQSSDMTKQQLELVKNVKENIEKLTMSAMEIEQNTNEQASTSEELAKSIATITEGTEYLNQFVNDIDKLCSALSDKASNLRQTIDFFKI; encoded by the coding sequence ATGAATGAAGCCAAAATTAAATCTTTATGTTGGCGGTTGACAATCGGATTAGAATTACTGACAGCTGTGCTTGCTGTACCAACTGCAGTCTTATTCATTGTCATTGCAGGTGTATATTCATTTGATAAGTCGGTACTAGTTGTGTTAGGTGCAACCATTGCACTCTTTACCTCTTATGTTATCCCTATCATTCGTTTCCTAAGACTTAAAAAATTACTCACAAAAACAATTCCTGCTTCATTTCAAGCTTTATCACTCGAAGAAAAGCAGAAGATTAAATTAACACTTTTGAAATTTCCAAAACATAATTTGGGTTATTTTTTGATTCAATGGAGTTTCGGAATTCCATTCGCTGCTTTTGTCACATTTCAATTTTTTACTCCAACACTCGCAGAATACCTTCCTTATATCATTTTGCCAATTCTCATATATCCAGTATTAGGTGTTTCACACTTTTTTTTAAGTGAACTCGTGATCTCAGAGGTTTTGGTTACGCCAGAGTTAAAAGACTTACCGTTAAATTCTGAAAAAATTCCGAAGGTTGGGATTTATGCGCGAATCTTTTTTACAATGTCTGCTGTGTTTAGTATGACACTCACTGCATTAGGATACCTACTTTTAGCGGAAGTGACTAAATTTGTACAAATCCAAAATGCAGAAGTGACTTTGGTGTTGATGGCAGCATTTATCACCATCAATATATTTGTGCTCACTTCTCTTTTTGTAAAAGCAATGAAATTTAATACGATCCAAATGGCAAATCGTTATAAATCTTTAGCAGCTGGGGATTTAAGTGAATCCGTTCCCATCATTTCTACGGATGAACTAGGACATGGATCCATTTCTCTCAATTCTTTTATCACAAGCATCCGAAAAATTACATCCACTGTCATTGAAGAATCCGATAAAGTAAATTCAGATGCGAAGGTAATTGCAACACAAACGCAAGGATTAACCCAGGCAATGATGGAACAAGCTTCTTCTTCTGAAGAGATGTCAGCAGGTGTTGAGGAGATGTCAGCAAGCATTCGTTCTACGGCTTTTGGAGCAAAAAAACAACATGATATTACAAAAGAAGCAAAAGACTTAGTAATTGGTATGGAGTCTTCGATCGTATCCATCCATGATATGATGAACTTAACAGAAACTGAAACCAAACAAATGGAAGAGGAAACGAAGTTGGGTCAATCTGCACTTCACTCTACTTTGGTTGCGATGTCTGATATAGAATCGAGTGTTGAAAACACATCAAATGTAATCCAGGTGATAGGCGAAATTTCAGATAAAATTGGTTTATTATCTCTCAATGCTTCCATTGAAGCTGCAAGAGCAGGGGATGCAGGAAGAGGATTTGCAGTCGTTGCCAGTGAGATTTCTAAATTAGGAGAACAGACTCTTTCCAATACAAAAAGAATTTTGGAAGCAGTATCAAAAGCTTCCTCCTCGACAAAATCAGGAAGACTTGCTGTATCGAATACTGAAAAAACCTTCACTCAAATTGGGAAGTCTGTCCACACAACAATTGAACTCATCAAACAATCTAGTGACATGACAAAACAACAATTAGAACTAGTGAAAAATGTAAAAGAGAATATTGAAAAATTGACAATGTCTGCAATGGAAATTGAACAAAACACCAATGAGCAGGCAAGTACTTCGGAAGAACTTGCAAAAAGTATTGCAACCATTACTGAAGGTACTGAATATTTAAATCAGTTTGTGAATGATATTGATAAGTTGTGTTCAGCGTTGTCCGATAAAGCTTCTAACTTAAGACAAACGATCGATTTTTTCAAAATCTAA
- a CDS encoding HIT family protein, whose protein sequence is MNCPICQAHKNPEEILFENEFWILRKANQNLEGYLYLELKGHGESWSGLSLQQLEAYGRALHKGIEIIGSYYPEKVYMTAIAERVPHLHVHLIPRFKGQTPGIDHIAQATGPGFPKPM, encoded by the coding sequence ATGAACTGTCCAATCTGCCAAGCCCATAAAAATCCAGAGGAGATCCTATTTGAAAATGAATTTTGGATCCTACGAAAAGCAAACCAAAACCTCGAAGGTTATCTTTATTTAGAATTAAAAGGCCATGGTGAATCTTGGAGTGGACTCAGTTTACAACAATTGGAAGCTTATGGACGGGCTCTCCACAAAGGAATCGAAATCATAGGTTCCTATTATCCAGAGAAAGTATATATGACCGCCATTGCAGAAAGAGTTCCTCATTTGCATGTCCATTTGATCCCACGTTTCAAAGGCCAAACACCAGGAATTGACCACATCGCTCAGGCAACTGGTCCTGGATTTCCGAAACCAATGTAA
- a CDS encoding MarR family winged helix-turn-helix transcriptional regulator — MQKGNSVEPSHLKSHLGYHLRVVSNAVSHSFAKKLTNLNVTVAEWVILREMYSHEKNTSPSIVAEITGLSRGAVSKLIDRLLHKGLVSREEDTSDRRYQEIKVTRQGKTLVPKLAKIADENDEAFFSHLTPLEKKELRNILKKLTNLLNLNTNPIE, encoded by the coding sequence GTGCAGAAAGGAAATTCAGTGGAACCAAGCCATCTAAAATCCCATTTGGGTTACCATTTACGAGTGGTTTCGAATGCAGTATCACATTCCTTTGCCAAAAAACTAACCAATTTGAATGTAACCGTAGCGGAATGGGTGATCCTTCGAGAGATGTATTCTCATGAAAAGAATACTTCCCCGAGTATCGTTGCAGAGATCACGGGCCTCAGTCGAGGTGCAGTCTCAAAACTCATCGATCGACTGTTACACAAAGGACTTGTGAGTCGTGAAGAAGATACAAGTGACCGTCGCTACCAGGAGATCAAAGTCACTAGACAGGGAAAAACACTGGTCCCAAAACTTGCAAAGATAGCTGACGAAAATGATGAGGCCTTTTTTTCACATTTGACTCCATTGGAAAAAAAGGAACTGCGTAATATTTTGAAGAAACTCACGAACTTACTCAATTTAAATACAAACCCAATCGAATGA
- a CDS encoding LIC_12708 family protein, producing MRPLYFSLLLFVSVSCLRFRVENLKEEILFRIPLGVTNETFEGVVVNQVLTNVPLTIPTSSNISALADNKQSVIKLFDRNGRLDATIGNPDFKSVAGIPHYPFRFGGIGIVAMNEDGDLVVQNRISSKGMELPPGQENLYKTYSGAFSTQGTTVLPSFLVQITQKGVVKFMLGASGKNSEPFRYIESILPGEGDKLFVYHRIAEEMRLSYFEEGELKGNLKESTLDVFNSNDAKEYDITLDKLLPHPEGEYVLGSFSYDSKKDKRFKFRRIYRFQFDSKQSELLKEIQDPSEILFSIRNNGEFYIWETEDGGNSVRLQVHDKEGNHINNKRIPFSSPRGQWRETYTDAFDTIYSVRIRAGALEVYRWI from the coding sequence ATGAGACCCCTTTACTTTAGCCTCCTTCTTTTTGTTTCTGTTTCCTGCTTACGTTTCCGTGTTGAGAACCTAAAAGAAGAAATCCTCTTCCGAATCCCTCTTGGGGTCACAAATGAAACCTTTGAAGGTGTGGTGGTAAACCAGGTATTGACCAATGTTCCCTTAACCATCCCTACTTCCTCGAATATTTCGGCCCTTGCCGACAACAAACAGTCAGTCATCAAACTCTTTGATCGGAATGGAAGGCTAGATGCCACCATCGGAAACCCAGATTTCAAATCTGTGGCAGGGATCCCCCACTACCCGTTCCGTTTTGGTGGGATCGGGATTGTGGCCATGAATGAAGACGGTGACCTCGTGGTCCAAAACCGAATTTCTTCCAAAGGGATGGAACTCCCACCCGGACAAGAGAATTTATACAAAACCTATAGTGGGGCTTTTTCCACACAAGGGACAACGGTGCTTCCTTCCTTTCTTGTGCAAATCACCCAAAAAGGTGTTGTGAAATTTATGTTAGGTGCTTCTGGAAAAAACTCAGAACCATTCCGTTACATTGAATCCATTTTACCAGGTGAAGGGGACAAATTATTCGTATACCATCGGATTGCAGAAGAGATGCGCCTCTCCTATTTTGAAGAAGGAGAACTCAAAGGGAACTTAAAAGAATCTACTTTGGACGTATTCAATAGTAACGATGCAAAAGAATATGACATCACCTTAGATAAACTTCTCCCCCACCCAGAAGGTGAGTATGTCCTCGGTTCTTTTAGTTATGATTCCAAAAAAGACAAACGGTTTAAATTTCGCCGTATTTACAGGTTCCAATTTGATTCCAAACAATCAGAACTTTTAAAAGAAATCCAAGACCCTTCTGAAATTTTATTTTCCATCCGCAACAACGGAGAATTTTATATTTGGGAAACAGAAGATGGAGGAAACTCAGTCCGCCTCCAAGTCCATGACAAAGAAGGAAACCACATCAATAACAAACGAATTCCTTTTTCCAGTCCACGCGGACAGTGGAGAGAAACATATACGGATGCCTTTGATACCATTTATTCTGTGCGCATTCGTGCGGGTGCTTTAGAAGTGTACCGCTGGATTTAA
- a CDS encoding polyphosphate kinase, whose protein sequence is MFVILERHPTNQIPHTSLDGIESLQERFFLLQRESANQKIAHIFILEGYASTGKGSILQSLTIRLDPRKFKVYSPYVDQSEDRGYPFLWNFWKVLPRYGEFLFYLNTYYSRLAYLRSQKKISISEYDHRLLSILNTERILSKDKIIVHKFFLHLSKKEQKKRFEDAKKKKKVWELSRYDKDQGEHCKRYFEIFDSILSSSRTVDSPWLIISTDQKENTKLLVFEAILERLERTLNFDSKANLQLINHGMELIP, encoded by the coding sequence TTGTTTGTGATTTTAGAAAGACATCCCACAAACCAAATCCCTCATACTTCGCTTGATGGTATCGAGAGTTTACAAGAACGTTTTTTTCTTTTACAAAGAGAAAGTGCGAACCAAAAAATCGCACATATCTTTATATTAGAAGGCTATGCCTCCACGGGAAAAGGTTCCATCTTACAATCATTAACCATTCGACTTGACCCACGAAAATTCAAAGTTTATTCTCCGTATGTAGACCAATCGGAAGACAGGGGATATCCTTTTTTGTGGAATTTTTGGAAGGTGTTACCTAGGTATGGTGAATTTTTATTTTATTTAAATACATATTACAGTCGTTTGGCGTATCTTAGGTCACAGAAAAAAATCAGTATTTCTGAATATGATCACCGACTCTTATCAATTCTGAATACAGAACGAATTCTATCAAAAGATAAAATCATTGTTCATAAATTCTTTTTGCATCTTTCGAAAAAAGAACAAAAAAAGAGATTTGAGGATGCTAAAAAAAAGAAAAAAGTTTGGGAACTTTCTAGATATGACAAAGACCAAGGAGAACATTGCAAACGTTACTTTGAGATATTCGATTCTATCTTAAGTTCTTCACGTACGGTTGACTCTCCTTGGCTTATCATCTCGACTGATCAAAAAGAGAATACAAAACTTTTAGTTTTCGAAGCGATTTTGGAACGTCTGGAACGTACTTTAAATTTTGATTCCAAAGCAAACTTACAATTGATCAACCACGGAATGGAACTCATCCCATGA
- a CDS encoding UDP-galactose-lipid carrier transferase has product MKENLTKPRILNLDQLDLGLSLTRDEYQIQMKELKDKIRELTYLAKTKDTPVLIVFEGWDAAGKGGAIRRLTSEIDPRLFEVHNISAPNQEEIQHHYLWRFWNRIPKIGQIGIFDRSYYGRVLVERVERFAKDFEWERAYEEIFLFEEQLQSFGTIIIKFWLHISSEEQLKRFEERKNDPLRRWKLTEEDWRNRDKWHLYEDAANEMFQKTDTPKAPWHLVPANDKYHARVMVLDVVKRRLEKELE; this is encoded by the coding sequence ATGAAAGAAAATCTTACAAAACCACGGATATTAAATTTGGATCAATTGGATCTTGGTTTGTCACTTACACGTGATGAATACCAAATCCAAATGAAGGAATTAAAAGATAAAATCCGAGAATTAACCTATTTGGCCAAAACGAAAGATACACCAGTTCTGATCGTTTTTGAAGGTTGGGATGCAGCAGGGAAAGGTGGTGCCATTCGTCGGCTAACATCTGAAATTGATCCTCGTTTATTTGAAGTGCACAATATTTCTGCTCCAAACCAAGAAGAAATCCAACACCATTACCTTTGGCGTTTTTGGAACCGGATTCCTAAAATTGGTCAAATAGGAATTTTCGATCGTTCCTACTATGGGCGTGTGTTGGTGGAACGTGTAGAACGTTTTGCTAAGGATTTTGAATGGGAAAGGGCTTACGAAGAAATTTTTTTATTTGAAGAACAACTACAGAGTTTTGGAACCATCATCATTAAGTTCTGGTTACATATCAGTTCGGAAGAACAACTCAAACGATTTGAAGAAAGAAAAAATGATCCTCTAAGGCGTTGGAAATTAACAGAAGAAGACTGGCGTAACCGAGACAAATGGCATTTATATGAAGATGCTGCAAACGAAATGTTTCAAAAAACAGACACTCCAAAAGCCCCTTGGCACCTAGTACCTGCAAACGATAAATACCACGCGCGAGTTATGGTTTTGGATGTTGTCAAAAGAAGGTTAGAAAAAGAATTGGAATGA